A stretch of Microbulbifer sp. SAOS-129_SWC DNA encodes these proteins:
- a CDS encoding YhdH/YhfP family quinone oxidoreductase, protein MDDTTFRAIRVEEVAPGKYDQQLALCRGGDLPDNPLLLAVSHSSLNYKDALSAFGNRAITRDYPHTPGIDAVGTVLEDRSGTFQPGTQLLVTGYDLGMNTPGGLAERIAIPAEWALPLPAGLTPREAMILGTAGLTAGLCVVKLLEAGAAPGDGEVLVTGATGGVGSIAVALLAHLGFRVAAVTGKLESADFLTALGAWKVLDRESLAPFASKAMVKPLWAWAVDTVGGETLFNVIKSLSYGGGVAACGMASGAQFQANVFPFILRGISLLGVDSVELPLAKKAAVWDKLATDWYIGPQLDRIAEDISLEQAPEFLARLHRGHGIGRYVVDMSL, encoded by the coding sequence ATGGATGACACAACCTTTCGCGCAATCCGGGTCGAGGAAGTCGCCCCCGGCAAGTACGACCAGCAGCTGGCACTGTGCCGAGGCGGCGATCTGCCCGACAATCCGCTGCTGCTTGCGGTGTCGCACTCGTCGCTGAACTATAAAGACGCGCTGTCCGCGTTTGGCAATCGCGCCATTACCCGCGATTACCCGCACACGCCGGGTATCGATGCGGTGGGCACGGTTCTCGAGGACCGCAGCGGGACCTTTCAACCTGGCACCCAGCTGCTGGTGACCGGTTACGACCTCGGCATGAACACCCCCGGCGGGCTCGCCGAGCGCATCGCGATTCCCGCCGAGTGGGCGCTGCCGCTGCCGGCCGGGCTGACGCCGCGCGAGGCGATGATACTGGGAACTGCCGGTCTCACCGCTGGTCTGTGTGTCGTAAAGCTGCTGGAGGCGGGCGCGGCGCCCGGCGACGGCGAGGTACTGGTGACCGGCGCCACCGGCGGTGTCGGCTCCATCGCTGTGGCACTGCTGGCGCACCTGGGTTTCCGCGTGGCGGCGGTGACCGGCAAGCTGGAGTCGGCGGACTTTCTCACCGCGCTGGGTGCCTGGAAGGTGCTCGACCGGGAGAGCCTGGCGCCGTTTGCCAGTAAGGCGATGGTCAAACCGCTGTGGGCCTGGGCGGTGGACACCGTGGGTGGCGAAACGCTGTTCAACGTGATCAAGTCGCTGTCTTATGGCGGTGGCGTGGCTGCCTGTGGCATGGCGTCCGGCGCCCAGTTCCAGGCCAATGTGTTCCCGTTTATCCTGCGCGGCATCAGCCTTCTGGGCGTCGACAGCGTGGAATTGCCACTGGCAAAGAAGGCCGCGGTATGGGACAAGCTGGCCACCGACTGGTATATCGGCCCGCAGCTCGACCGCATCGCCGAGGACATCTCGCTGGAGCAGGCGCCCGAGTTTCTCGCGCGGCTGCACCGCGGCCATGGTATCGGCCGCTACGTGGTGGACATGTCGCTGTAG
- a CDS encoding patatin-like phospholipase family protein: MSANKELPRLTHQSSALVLSGGGARAAYQAGVLKALAELTPDSNPNPFQIICGTSAGAVNALLLASHTGTFKEAVARLCELWMGLTVDDIYRSSWHSLLGNMFHLTRSLFNQGVGRRRPLALLDNAPLRKLVGEVVHFDNVRTNIEEGRLRAVCVNAMSYSAGESVSFFQGVDELREWRRFRRFGVRADITVDHLMASAAIPTLFSTVKIGDDYYGDGAVRQLAPISPALHLGANRVFVVGVSDNRSPVHWGKKRTKAPRHSPSMAQIAGQLFNAAFIDSLEGDLEHLDRVNLLLDSVAEDKLGELSPLRGVESAVIEPSQSLDRLAGRKVRHLPPALRWLFRSTGATTSGGGASAASYLLFEKPFLDELIELGYQDAMWEQNKLRDFLQPHPVPQEGGERRGLFGIKVKQTEAANGNSQS, from the coding sequence TTGTCCGCAAATAAAGAATTGCCCAGGCTCACCCACCAGTCCAGCGCCCTGGTGTTGTCCGGTGGCGGCGCTCGCGCTGCCTATCAGGCCGGTGTACTCAAGGCGCTGGCGGAGCTGACGCCGGACAGCAACCCCAATCCCTTCCAGATCATCTGCGGCACCTCCGCCGGTGCCGTCAATGCGCTGTTGCTGGCCTCGCACACCGGTACCTTCAAGGAGGCGGTGGCGCGGCTGTGCGAGCTGTGGATGGGGCTCACCGTCGACGACATCTACCGCAGCAGCTGGCACAGCCTGCTCGGCAACATGTTTCACCTGACCCGCTCGCTGTTCAATCAGGGGGTTGGCCGCCGCCGGCCGCTGGCGCTGCTGGACAATGCGCCACTGCGCAAGCTGGTGGGGGAAGTGGTCCATTTCGACAATGTGCGTACCAATATCGAAGAAGGGCGCCTGCGGGCGGTCTGTGTCAACGCCATGTCCTATAGCGCCGGGGAATCGGTGAGCTTTTTCCAGGGCGTGGATGAACTGCGCGAGTGGCGCCGTTTCCGCCGATTCGGTGTGCGCGCCGACATCACCGTCGATCACCTGATGGCTTCCGCCGCGATTCCGACCCTGTTTTCCACGGTCAAAATCGGCGACGACTACTACGGCGATGGCGCGGTGCGCCAGCTGGCGCCAATCAGCCCGGCGCTGCACCTCGGCGCCAACCGGGTATTCGTGGTGGGAGTTTCGGACAACCGCTCGCCGGTGCACTGGGGCAAGAAGCGCACCAAGGCGCCGCGCCACTCGCCATCGATGGCACAGATTGCCGGCCAGCTATTCAACGCGGCCTTTATCGACAGCCTCGAGGGGGATCTGGAACACCTGGACCGGGTCAACCTGCTGCTGGATTCGGTGGCGGAGGACAAACTGGGGGAGCTGTCGCCGCTGCGCGGGGTGGAATCCGCAGTGATCGAGCCGTCGCAGAGCCTCGACCGGTTGGCCGGGCGCAAGGTGCGCCACCTGCCGCCGGCGCTGCGCTGGCTGTTCCGCTCCACCGGCGCCACCACCTCCGGCGGCGGGGCATCCGCTGCCAGTTATCTGCTGTTCGAGAAACCATTTCTGGATGAGCTGATCGAACTGGGTTATCAGGATGCCATGTGGGAACAGAACAAACTGCGCGACTTCCTGCAGCCCCATCCGGTGCCGCAGGAGGGGGGCGAGCGGCGCGGCCTGTTCGGTATCAAAGTCAAACAAACGGAAGCAGCCAATGGCAATTCGCAATCGTAG
- a CDS encoding DUF4919 domain-containing protein, whose product MAIRNRRVIRGLVLLGLAAAVAACSAPGVKQGADPAAAGDSAAAAGPQLRPAEQSEYRRLLAEARQMSFTLDFNELRRAFVASPDYNPYGGGKLPGLPEAYTAVENADFDGCLKYVDQVLAEDYMSLEAHMIGVVCSGRSAKLEREDRHRYMVDGLMASIESSGDGRSQNSAYRTISTSEMRGFLRLKGLQVLDQSIVYDQTGIYDKMKVRDPESGSEYPLYFDVSRQFAHASPQEAGEKGAVGE is encoded by the coding sequence ATGGCAATTCGCAATCGTAGAGTTATCCGCGGCCTGGTCCTGCTGGGGCTGGCCGCAGCCGTCGCCGCCTGTAGCGCGCCGGGAGTCAAGCAGGGCGCGGATCCGGCCGCCGCAGGCGACAGTGCAGCCGCCGCGGGGCCGCAGCTGCGCCCGGCGGAGCAGAGCGAGTACCGGCGCCTGTTGGCGGAAGCGCGGCAGATGTCGTTTACCCTCGACTTCAACGAGCTGCGTCGCGCCTTTGTGGCGTCGCCGGACTATAACCCCTACGGCGGTGGCAAGCTGCCGGGCCTGCCGGAGGCCTACACCGCGGTGGAAAATGCCGATTTCGACGGCTGCCTGAAATATGTCGATCAGGTGCTGGCGGAGGACTATATGAGCCTCGAGGCGCATATGATCGGTGTGGTGTGCAGTGGCCGCAGCGCCAAGCTGGAGCGCGAGGATCGCCACCGCTATATGGTCGATGGCCTGATGGCGTCGATCGAGAGCAGCGGCGATGGCCGCAGCCAGAACAGTGCCTACCGCACCATCAGTACCTCGGAGATGCGCGGTTTTCTGCGCCTCAAGGGCCTGCAGGTACTGGACCAGTCCATCGTCTACGACCAGACCGGCATCTATGACAAGATGAAAGTGCGCGATCCGGAGTCGGGTAGCGAGTACCCGCTGTACTTCGACGTCAGCCGCCAGTTCGCTCACGCCTCACCGCAGGAGGCGGGCGAAAAGGGTGCGGTGGGCGAATAG